The sequence below is a genomic window from Lysobacter capsici.
GCTGCGCAGGCGAATTCCAACCAGGCGATGAAAATCCCGAAGGACGTTCTAGGCCGGCCTGTTCGAACGCAGCCAGACCCCAACCTATTTCGGCGCGTAGCCGAGCGGCGCTCCAGCCATGAGCTCCCCATTGCCACTCGCCATGATTACGCCCACCATGCAATCCGAGCACATGCCCGGTGCGCTGTGCTTGCCGCAAGATATGCCCTGCAGTGCGCCCCACCTGCGGATTGAGAACCGCAGTGTGAAGGTAGCCATCAACGCCCAACCGACGCAGCGAACCGAGCTTTTCGATCCTTTTGCTGGTCGTCTCGGCGGCATTCGAACCGCGCATTATATTTCGCAAGAACATCACGCGCGACACCGCCCTGCCCATGTTGACCATGAAATAGAAACGCGCGCCGATCTGACCGGCGTAGTCGAGTAGAAATGGTATGCCGCGATGCGCGCAAGACCATGTATCGACATCGAACCGAACCGTAAGATTCATCCCGGCCCGCGCTCCGTCACGTATTCGCGCAGGGCCGAGACGATCACCTGGCTTGGCGAATTCGCAGGCAAGGACTTGGCCCGATAAGGATGGCCGAGCGCGCGCTGCGCGAACGGCCTGATTTTGTCTATGTCCAGATCGGCAAGCAGGACCCCTTCGTTCAATCCATCAGAGCGCTCTGTGGCCTGCCTGAGCAACACACAGGGAATGCCCAGTACCGCGCATTCTTCCTGATTGCTTCCACCGTCGGTCACCACAAAACGCGATTGCCGGATCAAACGGCCGAATGACACGAAGTCCATCCGCTCGACGAGCGACACCCCCTGCCACCGTTCGATGTCGGCGAGTAAAGTCAGCTTCGTCAGCCGGCTGTGGGTCACTGGGTGTAGTACGAACTTCACCGGCAGTATTTCGGCAAGTTCGCGCAAAATATACAGCGCACGATCAAGTCGCTGGCGATTGAATAGATTTTCGTGCCGATGCATGGAAAACACCGCATAAGGTTGCGCGGGCGTTGCATCAATGTCCGCGATCTCGCCGACCGCGATACGCAATGCATCGAGCATCGTATTGCCTTCCGTCATCAGCTTGGTGCCCTTGGCGCCCCTGAGATTGTTTACGGCAATTGGATCGGGACACAGGTGCAATGCCGACACTTTCGACACGGCGATGCGTATCAGCTCCTCGGGGAACGGATGAAAGATGTCGAACGACCTCAAGCCCGCCTCGACATGAGCCACCGGCAGGGAAAATCTCCTGCCGATCAAGGCCCCCAGTAAAGTGGACGCAGTGTCACCATGCACCACCAGCGCGCTGGACCGGCCCCAGATCTTGCGCAACTCCTGGCTTCCGGCGCGACGCCAGGCTTTCATCGCCCAAGTCAACAACGAAATCCTGTCCTTCACCTCCTCCTCGGGCACCAGAACCAGATCAGGGGACGGCAGATCGAAATTCCGCTGGAGCTCATCGAATGTTTCTCGATGCTGCCCGGTCAATATCAGCGAATAAGGAACGTGTTGCCGGATGGTTTCCTTGATGACAGGGGCCATCTTTATGTATTGCGCTTTAGTCCCAACAACATATACCAACACGCCAACGCCCTCAATCTTTACGATAGGTGAGGCTGGTGATCTGCTCGGAAACGAGTCCGATCAGAAAAATTATCACCGCGGCACTCAACAGCAGCGCCGACATGTTTGTAAATCGGCCGTGGGTAAAATAGGTCCACGCGTAATAGCCGAGACCGATCAGGAAAAAACCCACCGCGGTCGGCGCGAACAGCTTGAGCGGCGAATACAGGGTGGCGATCTTGAAGATGATCAACAAAAAACGCACGCCATCGCGCAGGGGCCGGATATGACTGTTGGTACCGACCCTGCGCGCGACTTCGATCGGTACGTAGGTCACCGGATAGGCACTGCGGAAGAACGCCATCGTGCTGGTCGTGGGGTAGCTGAAACCATTCGGCAACAAATGCAGGAACTCGCGGAACTTGGCCGCGCGCACGGCGCGGAAGCCCGAGGTCAGGTCCTGGACCTTGTGCCCGGTCATCCAACTGGCCAGCCGGTTGTAGAGCGCGTTGGCCGCGCCGCGGCCGACACTCGCCTGGCCGCCCGCGTTGCGGGCGCCCACGGCCATGTCGTAACCATGGTCGAGTCGTTCCAGCAGCAAGGAAATATGCGCCGGATCGTGCTGGCCGTCGGCGTCCATGAACACGATGACCTCGCCCGACGCCGCACGGGCACCGCGCTTGATCGCCGCGCCGTTGCCCATCGAGTACGGCGACGAGAGCACGCGTGCGCCCAGTTCAGCCGCGATCGCCGCGGTGTCGTCGGTCGAACCGTCGTCGACCACGATGACCTCGGCAGACGGAAACGCCTGACGCAATGCCGGCAACGTGCGCCGGAGCCCCTCCGACTCGTTTTTGGCCGGTAAAACTATTGATACGTGCATGCCACCTCCCCGGGAGCGCAGAATAGCCTGTCCTCCCGCGAGTCGACACCGCCCATCCGCGGAATAGCGACAACGGTCAGCTCGCCAAGAGCTGAGATTGAGGTAAAGTCAGGGTGGGGAAAACTGAGGGATGTAATGTCCACTGTCGCGACCGCCAACTTGGTGGGAATCACCGGCATTGCCCGGCGTTTGGTCATGGATGGGGCTCTGGACGAGGTCAAGGCGCGCGAAGCCATGACCGCCGCCAGCGCCGAACGCAAGCCGCTGGCCTCCTACCTGGCCGAACACCGCCTGGCCACCTCGGCCCAGCTCGCCGCCGCCAACTCGATCGAGTTCGGCGTGCCGCTGTTCGACCCGACCACCATGGACCCGGGCCAGGCCCCGATCCGGGCGATCAGCGAAGAGCTGATCCGCAAGCACAACGCCTTGCCGCTGTTCAAGCGCGGCAACAAATTGTTTATCGGCCTGGCCGACCCGACCAACACCAAGGCGCTGGACGAGATCAAGTTCCAGACCAACGCCGCGGTCGAGGCGATCTTGGTCGATGAGGAACTGATCCGCCGCACCCTGGACCGCTGGCTGGAAACCTCCGACGCCCTCGGCGACGCGGTCGGCGACGGCGAGGGTCTGGACAACCTGGAGATCGGCAAGGACGACGACCTCAGCACCACCAGCGACACCGGCATCGACGCCAAGGGCGACGACACTCCGGTGGTCAAGTTCATCAACAAGGTGCTGGTCGACGCGATCCGTCGCGGCGCGTCCGACATCCACTTCGAACCCTACGAAACCGACTACCGGGTGCGCCTGCGCATCGACGGCCTGCTCAAGCAGGTCGCCAAGGTCCCGAACAAGCTGCACCCGCGCATCGCCGCGCGCCTGAAGGTCATGGCGCAGCTCGACATCGCCGAGAAGCGGGTGCCGCAGGACGGACGCATCAAGCTCAACCTGTCCAAGACCAAGCAGATCGACTTCCGCATGAGCACCTTGCCGACCCTGTTCGGCGAGAAGATCGTGCTGCGTATCCTCGACGGCAGCGCGGCGCGGCTGGGCATCGAAAAGCTCGGTTACGAGGACTACCAGAAGGAATTGTTCGTCAACGCGGTGGTCAAGCCCTACGGCATGGTGCTGGTCACCGGCCCGACCGGTTCGGGCAAGACGGTGTCGCTGTACACCGCGCTCAACATCCTCAACGACGAACAGCGCAACATCTCCACGGTCGAGGACCCGGTCGAAATCCGCGTGCCGGGCATCAACCAGGTGCAGATGAACGTCAAGCGCGGCATGACCTTCGCCGCCGCGCTGCGCAGCTTCCTGCGCCAGGACCCGGACGTGATCATGGTCGGCGAAATCCGCGACCTGGAAACCGCCGAGATCGCGATCAAGGCCGCGCAGACCGGCCACATGGTGCTGTCGACCCTGCACACCAACGACGCGCCGCAGACCATCGCCCGCCTGATGAACATGGGCGTGGCACCGTACAACATCACCTCGTCGGTCACCCTGGTGATCGCGCAGCGCCTCGCCCGCCGTCTGCACGACTGCAAGCGCGAGGTGCATCTGCCCGAACACGCGCTGCTCGCCGAGGGGTTCACCCACGACGAGATCGCCTCGGGATTCAAGTTGTACGAGCCGGTCGGATGTCCGGACTGCACCGAAGGCTACAAGGGACGTACCGGCATCTATCAGGTCATGCCCATGACCGACGAAATCCAGGCCATCGTGCTCGAAGGCGGCAATGCGATGCAGATCGCCGCCGCGGCGATCCGATCGGGCGTGCCCGATCTGCGTCGCTCCGCGCTGGTCAAGGTGATGAACGGCGTCACCGGCCTGGCCGAAATCAACCGCGTAACCAAGGACTAACCCATGTCCGCGACTCGATCCGCCACCAAGACCCCCACCCCGGTACGCCGCGCCAATCCCCTGGACGTCTTCGTCTGGCAAGGCACCGACAAGCGCGGCATCACGATGAAGGGCGAGCAGGCGGCGAAGAACGCCAACCTGCTGCGCGCCGAACTGCGTCGCCAGGGCATCACCCCGACCGTGGTCAAGCCCAAGGGCAAGCCGCTGTTCGGCGCCGCCGGCAAGCGCATCACCCCCGGCGAAATCGCCATCTTCAGTCGCCAGATCGCGACGATGATGAAATCGGGCGTGCCGATCGTGACCTCGCTGGAGATTATCGGCGAAGGGCACAAGAACCCGCGCATGAAGAAGCTGCTGAACACCGTTCGCGCCGACCTGGAAAGCGGCTCGTCGCTGCACGAGGCCATGTCCAAGCACCCGGTGCAGTTCGACGAGCTCTACCGCAACCTGGTCAAGGCCGGCGAATCGGCCGGTGTGCTCGAGACCGTGCTCGACACGGTCGCCAGCTACAAGGAAAACATCGAAACCCTCAAGGGCAAGATCAAGAAGGCGCTGTTCTACCCCGCCACGGTCGTGGCCGTGGCGATCCTGGTGAGCGCCATCCTGCTGATCTTCGTGGTCCCGCAGTTCCAGGCCACCTTCAAGAGCTTCGGCGCCGACCTGCCGGCCTTCACCTTGATGGTGATCGGCATGAGCGACTTCATGATCAAGTGGTGGTGGGCCGTGCTGATCCTGGTCGTCGGTGCCGCGGTCGGCTTCATCATGGCCAAGAACCGCTCGCCCGCCTTCGCCCACTTCCTCGATCGGGCGATGCTCAAGATCCCGGTGGTCGGCCAGATCCTGCACAACGCCGCGATCGCCCGCTTCGCGCGCACCCTGGCGGTGACCTTCCGCGCCGGCGTGCCGCTGGTGGAAGCGCTCGACACCGTGGCCGGCGCGACCGGCAACGTGGTCTACGAAAAGGCGGTCTACCGCATCCGCGACGACGTCTCGGTCGGCTACCAGGTCAACATGGCGATGAAGCAGGTCAACCTGTTCCCGCACATGGTGGTGCAGATGACCGCGATCGGCGAAGAGGCCGGCGCGCTCGACACCATGCTGGTCAAGGTGGCCGAGTTCTACGAACAGGAAGTCAACAACGCGGTCGACGCGCTGTCGAGCCTGCTGGAACCGCTGATCATGGTCATCCTCGGCGTCATCGTCGGCGGCATGGTCATCGCCATGTATCTGCCGATCTTCAAACTTGCTGCGACCATCTGATCGGCGAAGTATCCTCATCCAATGGCATTTCTAGATCAGAACCCCGGCCTCGGGTATCCGCTCGCGGCCGGTCTCGGCTTGTTGCTCGGCAGCTTCTACAACGTGGTGATCCTGCGCCTGCCCAAGCGGCTGGAGTGGGAGTGGAAAAAGGACGCGCGCGAGGCGCTGGATCTGCCGGAAATCTACGATCCGCCGCCGCCCGGGATCGCGGTCGAGCGCTCGCACTGCCCGCACTGCAAGCACCAGCTGTCGTGGTACGAGAACATCCCGGTGTTCAGCTATCTGGTGCTGGGCGGCAAGTGCCGCCACTGCAAGGCGCCGATCTCGATCCAGTACCCGGCGGTCGAACTGCTGACCATGCTGCTGATGCTGGCCTGCGTGGCCCGGTTCGGCTTCGGCTGGCAGGGCTTCGGCGCGATGGTGTTCACCAGCTTCCTGATCATCCTGTCGGGCATCGACCTGCGCACGCAGTTGTTGCCGGACACTCTGACCTTGCCGTTGATGTGGCTGGGCATCATCGCCGCCAGCGACAACCTGTATTTCCTGGTCAAACCGGCGGTGCTCGGCGCGATCGCCGGGTACATGAGCCTGTGGCTGGTCAACTGGATCTACAAGCAGTACCAAGTGGTGGTGCGGCGGGTCAAGGACCCGCAGGAAGGCATGGGCCAGGGCGACTTCAAGTTGCTCGCGGCGATCGGCGCCTGGGTCGGCCTCAAAGGCGTGTTGCCGACGATCCTGATGTCGTCCCTGGTCGGCGCCGTGATCGGTTCGATCTGGCTGGCCGTGAAGGGCCGCGACATGGGCATCCCGATTCCGTTCGGTCCCTACCTCGCCATCGCCGGCTGGATCGTGTTTTTCTGGGGCGAATCCCTGCTCCAGGCCTATCTGCGGTTTTCCGGGCTCGGCTGAGCCATGGCGGGGTTCTGCGTCGGCGTCACCGGCGGTGTCGCCTCGGGCAAGAGCGAGGTCACTCGGCGTTTCGAAACGCTGGGCGTCGTCGTCGCCGATGCCGATCTCGCCGCGCGGACCGCGGTCGCCCCTGGCAGCCGGGGCCTGACCGAGGTGGTCGCGGCGTTCGGCAACGACATCCTCGACCCGCACGGCGCGCTCGATCGCGCCGCGATGCGCCGGACCGTGTTCGCCGATCCCGCCGCCCGCAAGCGCCTGGAAGCCATCGTCCATCCGCTGGTGCGCGCCATGCTGCGCGAACAATGCGCGGCCGCGCCCGGTGCGTACGCGATCGCGGCGATTCCGCTGCTGGCCGAGGGCGGCGGACGCGAGGCTTATCCGTGGCTGGACCGTTGTCTGGTGGTCGACGTGCCGGTGGCGGTGCAGCAGGCGCGGGTGATGGATCGCGACGGAATCGACGCCGAGCTGGCCCAACGCATGATCGCCGCGCAGGCCACGCGCGATGCGCGGCTGGCGATCGCCGACGACGTGATCGTCAACGACGGGCCGCTGGAAGCGCTGCAGGCGCAAGTCGAAGCGCTGGATCGGCGGTATCGCGCGCTGGCGCGGCAATTACAGGACTGATGTGCCTGGCGAACTGAGCCAGGAGCGTCTTTCGATCCGGCGTCGCCGAATCGGTTTTATCAGTCCGCATGAGCCAAGCCGCCTTACCCAGGCCGCTCCACTCAAGCCTCGACCCACAGACTGCGAATCGCTGCGATGCCCTGCGCGCCATGCCGGCGCGCCTCGCCCAGATCCTGCGGCGTCAGCCCGCCGATCGCATAGATCGGCAGCGACACCGACTCGCGCAGCGCAGCGAAAGCCTCCCAGCCGATCCCCAGCACGCTCGGATGGCTGGGCGTGGGCTTGATCGAACCGACCACGACAAAATCGCAGCCCAGCTGCTGCGCCGCGCGCAACTCGTCGGCGTCGTGACAGGACGCGGCCAGCGGCAGTTCGGCGGCGATCGGGCGTTCGCGCAAGTCGCGCAGCTGCGCGGCGCGCAGGTGCAGGCCGACCCCCAGATGCCGCGCCAATGCCAGGTCGCCGTTGACCAGCACCTCGGCCTTGGCGGCCCGGCAACGCTTGACCGCGGCGGCGGCCAGACGCTGCCAGCGATCCGCCCCCTGCGCGTCGCGTCCGCCGCCTTCGCTCAAGCCCGGCGCGCGCAACTGCACGCGTCGCACACCGGCCGTCAGCGAACGCGACAGCGCCGCCAGCCACGCATCGTCGCCCTCGCCGGGTTCGGGCGTGACCAGGTAGTGCTCGGGCTGTCCTAACGCGGCCACCACCGGCCGATCGGCCGGCGGCATCGCATAGCTGGCGAGCTTGTGCGGCGGCACCCAGGCCAGGGCCTGGCCTTCCAGGCCGCGCGCGCTGCCGCGCCAGGCGCGGATCTCGCGCACGTCCAGGATCAGTCGTTTGTCGGGATAGGCCTGCGGCACGCAGATGAGCGGCGTGCCTACTTCGGCCTCGATGCCGAGTTCTTCATGCAGTTCGCGCGACAACGCCGCTTGCGGCGTTTCGCCGGGCTCGCGCTTGCCGCCGGGAAATTCCCACAGCCCGGCCAGATCGCGTCCTTCGGTGCGGCGCGCGAGCAGGATGCGCCCGCGCGCGTCGCGGATCACGCCCGCGACGACATGCACTATTCGGGATTGGGGATTCGGGATTCGGGATTCGAGGGCCACGGCCTGAGCCGCGTCAGACGTGGGAGTCGGCTCGGCTTTCGCTTTCCCACTCCCGATTCCCGATTCCCGATTCCCGCCGCTTTCAGCCCAACTGCCCATGGCAATGCTTGTACTTCTTGCCGCTGCCGCACGGGCAGGCGTCGTTGCGGCCGACATTGGCGAAGGCTTCCTCGGACACTTCCGCGGCCTCCTCGTCGGCGCCGAAACCGCCCGCGCTCGCGTGCTGGAACTGCATCTGCTGCAACTGCGCCTCGGCCTGTGCGCGTTCCTGCGCTTCCAGGGCGGCGACTTCCTCTTCGCTCTGGATGCGCACGCGCGCCAGCAGGGTCACGACTTCGCGCTTGACCTTGTCGAGCATCTCCGAGAACAGCTCGAAGGCTTCCTTCTTGTATTCCTGCTTGGGCTGCTTTTGCGCATAGCCGCGCAGGTGGATGCCCTGGCGCAGGTAATCCATGCGCGCCAGATGCTCCTTCCAGTTCTGGTCGAGCACGTTGAGCATGATGTGCTTTTCGAGCATGCGCATGGTTTCGCTGCCGAGCTGGACCTCGCGCGCGGCGAAATGCTCGGCGACCGCGTCCTGGACCTTGGCGGCGATCGACTCGGCGTCGAGTTCGGCGGCCTTGCTCGCCGTCTCGACCAACGGCACCTGCACGTTGAACTCCTGGGCGATGGTCGCTTCCAGGCCCGGCAGGTCCCACTGCTCGTCGACCGAATTGGCCGGCACGTGGCGCTGGACGATATCGGCGACCACGTCGCCGCGGATGCCCTCGACGTTCTCGTTGACGCTTTCGGCTTCCAGCAACTCGTCGCGCTGGCCGTAGATCACCTTGCGCTGATCGTTGTTGACGTCGTCGAAGTCGAGCAGGTTCTTGCGGATGTCGAAGTTGTGCGCTTCGACCTTGCGCTGCGCGTTGGCGATCTGCTTGGTCACCAGCGGGCTTTCGATGATGTCGTCTTCCTTCAGCCCCATGCGCGCCATCACGCGCTGCACCCAGTCGGCAGCGAAGATGCGCATCAGGTTGTCTTCGAGCGACAGGTAGAAGCGCGAGGAACCCGGGTCGCCCTGACGGCCGGCACGGCCGCGCAGCTGATTGTCGATGCGGCGCGATTCGTGACGCTCGGTGCCGACGATGTGCAGGCCGCCGGACGCCTTGACCGCGTCGTGACGCTCCTGCCACGCCGCCTTCAAGCGCTTGTGGGTGACTTCGTCCACCGGCTCGCCGTTGTTCTGCGCGGACAGTTCGGCCAGTTCGCTTTCCAGCGAACCGCCCAGCACGATGTCGGTACCGCGGCCGGCCATGTTGGTGGCGATGGTGATCGCGCCCGGACGGCCGGCCTGGGCGATGATGTTCGCCTCGCGCTCGTGCTGCTTGGCGTTGAGCACTTCGTGCGCGACGCCGGCCTCGGTGAGCTGCTGGCTGAGCATCTCGGACACTTCGATCGAGGTCGTGCCGACCAGCACCGGCTGGCCGCGTTCGTGCGCGGCCTTGATCTCGCCCAACACCGCGCGGTACTTGCCCGGGCGGTTGAGGAACACCTGATCGGAGTGATCCTTGCGCTGCATCGGCCGGTTGGTCGGGATCACGATCACTTCCAGGCCGTAGATGCTCTGGAATTCGTAGGCTTCGGTGTCGGCCGTACCGGTCATGCCGGACAGCTTCTTGTACATGCGGAACAGGTTCTGGAAGGTGATCGAGGCCAGCGTCTGGTTCTCGCGCTGGACCGGCACGCCTTCCTTCGCCTCGACCGCCTGGTGCAGGCCGTCGGACCAGCGGCGACCCTGCAGGGTGCGGCCGGTGAATTCGTCGACGATCACCACTTCGCCGTCGCGCACGATGTAGTCGACATCGCGCTGGTAGATCGCATGCGCGCGCAGCGCCGCATTGAGGTGGTGGACCACCGAGATGTTGTGGCCGGCGTACAGCGAATCGTCGTCTTCCGACAGGATGCCGGCCTTGCGCAGCAGTTCCTCGGCGTGTTCCTGGCCGGCTTCCGACAGGTAGACCTGCTTGCCCTTCTCGTCGACCCAGTAATCGCCGTCGCCGTCTTCCTTTTCCTGGCGGCTCAGCGAGGGAACGATGCGGTTGACCTTGATGTACAGCTCCGGCGACTCGTCGGCCGGGCCGGAAATGATCAACGGGGTGCGCGCTTCGTCGATCAGGATCGAGTCGACTTCGTCGACGATCGCGTAATGCAGGCCGCGCTGGAACCGGTCGTCTTTCGACAGCGCCATGTTGTCGCGCAGGTAGTCGAAGCCGAATTCGTTGTTGGTGCCGTAGGTGATGTCGCTGGCGTAGGCGGCGTGCTTGTCGCTGTGCTGCATGCCCGGGTAGACCACGCCGACGCTCAGGCCGAGCCAGTTGTACAGCTTGCCCATCCACGCCGAGTCGCGGCGGGCCAGGTAGTCGTTGACCGTGACCACGTGGACGCCCTTGGATTCGAGCGCGTTGAGGTACACCGGCAGCGTACCGACGAGCGTCTTGCCCTCGCCGGTGCGCATCTCGGCGATCTTGCCCAGGTGCAGGACCATGCCGCCGATCAGCTGCACGTCGTAGTGACGCATGCCGAGCACGCGCTTGGACGCTTCGCGGCAGACCGCGAACGCCTCCGGCAGCAGCTTGTCGAGCGACTCGCCGGCGGCGATGCGCTGCTGGAACTCCGGCGTCTTGGCCTGCAGCTGCGCGTCGGAGAGTTTTTCCATCTCCGGCTCGAGCGCATTGATCTTGACGACGGATCGTTGCAGTTGACGCAGCAGGCGATCGTTGCGGCTGCCGAAAACGCGGGTAAGCAAGCTGTTGAGCATGAACGGGTCCGTGTAAAGCGAACGGGGATTGCACAGGCGGGACGCTTAAGAGCGCGTCGGCGCCGGCAAGTTCCCAGGGAATCCAGACAACCGGGTCGATCCGTCCGCTTCGCCGCCCCAAAACGAAATCAGCAAAACGAAATCAGGGGCGCCGTGCGCCCCCGATCGGATCGAGCCTGGTCTTTGGCCACACGCATTCTAGCGTGGGGGGCGTGCTGAACGGTATCAAGGGGGATGTGCGCCGATCGAATGTGGGACTTTGCCCGATTCCACACTTTCGGGATTGGGGGTGCCGGATGGCGGGGCGTTGGGGTCGCTTGCTTGCCGGCCTACGGATTAGGGCACCGGCTGCTGATTAGCTTGGGATCGCGGCCGCGGCGCACTGCCGGGCAGCGGGCGTTCTAGCCCGCTGCTGCATTTGCGGCGTGTGTGTGCGTCGGATCGCCGGCCGACCGGCGAGCTTGGGAGTGCGCTTCCGGCCCGCCGCAGTGCGGCGGTCGTTCAGCGGGCTGCGAGCCAGTGGCTCGCAAGCAAGCCCGCTTCACCCTTTGAGCGGCGACTGCTGGTTGAGGAACTTGACGGGATTGACCACCCGGCCGCTTTCCCAGACCTCGAAATGCACATGGGCGCCGGTGGAACGGCCGCTGGAGCCGGCCTTGGCGATCTCCTGGCCCGCGCGCACCAGCTCGCCGACCTTCATCAGCAGGCGCGAGTTGTGCGCGTAGCGGGTCACGTAGCCGTTGCCGTGATCGATCTCGACCACGTTGCCGTAGCCCGAGCGCACGCCCGAGTAGCTGACCACGCCGTCGGCCACGGCCAGCACCGGGTCGCCGACGTCGGCTTCGAAATCGATGCCCTTGTGGAACGCGGCGCCGCCGTTGAACGGATCGGCGCGGCCGCCGAAGCCGGAGGTGATGTAGCTGTTGGCGATCGGGGCGCGCGAAGGCACCGCGTTCATGTCGATCTGGCGGTTGAACAGCAGCGACTCGAGCACCGAGAGCTGCTCGCCGGAGGCCTTGAACTGGCTGGCGAGCTTGTCCATGCCGGCGTTGAGCTCGGGCTTGGCCATGTCGCGGACCGGGCCGGCGCCACCGACGCCGACCGGCTTGTCGAAATCGAATTCGCCGTCCTGCAGCTGGCCGATGCGGGTCAGGCGTTCGCCGAGCGCATTGAGGCGGTTGGCCTCGGCCTGCAGTTCGCCCATGCGCGCGGCCAGGGCGTTGATCTCGCGTTGCGCGTCGAGCCGGGTGGCGGCGATCTGCGCGTGCTGCTGGGCCAGTTCGGCGCGTAGCATGCGGTTGTCGGCGAGGCCGGCGCCGGCACCGACGGCGACACCGGTGCCGAGCAGCAGCGCCATGGCGAGGGCGGGACGGCGGGCGCCGATCCGGCCGGCCTGCTGGAACAGATGGTCCAGCCTGACGCGCGTGTTGTTTACGATGGATTGATAGGTCATGTGTCCGATGTCTGATTACAAGCCCAAGCCGAAGTCGCCGCCGCGAAAGTCCTCGACACCGCGCATCGCCATGGATGCATTGCTCGAAGACCCCGCCGGCAACAACCCGATCCGACGAGCGCTGTGGCTCGAAGGACTGGACCGTCGGTTACGCCCCTACCTGCCGCCTTCGCTCGCCGCGCATGCGCGGCTGGCCAACTTCGAACGCGGCAGGCTCGTGTTTGTCGTCGATGCCCCGGTGTGGCGGGCCAAGTTGCGGCTCGCGGCTCCGGAACTGCTCGACGCAGCCCGATCCATCGGACTGGACGCGGCCGAATTCGTCGTCAAGACGACGATCCCGAACCCGGTGGCAGCACCGGTACGGAAGGCCAAACCCATGTCGGCCGCGACGCTCATGTCGCTGCAGGCCGCGCTGGCATCGTTGAAGAAACCCGATCCGTCGGGGTCCAGCGATGCCGGCTGACACTCGGTAGGGCCGCATGGTGGGATGCGTACCGACGGGGGTCCGAGTGTCGGGGTCGGGGCATCCTACTGGCCCAACCCGGGGGTTTTGTTAAGCCTTCACTAGCTTTCCGGAAAAGTTTCGTTAGAAATTAGTTAAGCCGTCACGCACCGTTCACGAGTGTGATCGAGTTAACGTTCCTGACTTTCCCGGACAGGCGTCACAGGCCGCTTGGGGTGCGCGTTCAGGTTGGCGAACGCGGGCGGCCTGGAGAAAAGAGTGCCCTGCACTCTTTCTAGCTGGCCCTAAGCCAGCGCGGGTTCGCCGTAAGCGACCGGAACCGGCTCGGAGCCGCTGTAGCTGACCAGCTCCCAGGCCGAACGCTCGGCCAGCAGGGCGCGCACCAGCTTGTTGTTGAGCGCGTGGCCGGACTTGTAGCCCTCGTAGGCGCCGATGATGGCGTGGCCGGCGAGGTACAGGTCGCCGACCGCATCGAGGATCTTGTGACGGACGAATTCGTCGGCGTAACGCAGGCCGTCGTCGTTGAGCACGCGGAACTCGTCGAGCACGATCGCGTTGTCCATCGAGCCGCCCAGGCCGAGGTTGCGTTCGCGCATGTATTCCAGGTCGCGCATGAACCCGAAGGTGCGGGCGCGGCTGACTTCGCGGATGTAGTTTTCGGTGGAGAACTGCACTTCCGCGCGCGACTGCGAGGCCGGGATCGCCGGATGGTCGAAGACCACGGTGAAGCCCAGGCGGAAGCCTTCGAACGGCTCGAAACGCGCGACCTTGTCGC
It includes:
- the lpxC gene encoding UDP-3-O-acyl-N-acetylglucosamine deacetylase, producing the protein MLRQRTLKNVIRATGVGLHSGDKVFLTLRPAPVDTGIVFRRTDLDPVVEMPARADLVTETTLCTGLTYGVGKVMTVEHLLSAMAGLGVDNCIVELSAPEVPIMDGSAGPFVFLLQSAGIAEQDAPKRFIRIKHPVEVREGDKVARFEPFEGFRLGFTVVFDHPAIPASQSRAEVQFSTENYIREVSRARTFGFMRDLEYMRERNLGLGGSMDNAIVLDEFRVLNDDGLRYADEFVRHKILDAVGDLYLAGHAIIGAYEGYKSGHALNNKLVRALLAERSAWELVSYSGSEPVPVAYGEPALA